CCAAACCAAAAATTAAACTGAAGATAAAATAAATGCACAGCGTCGAAAGAATATTTTCCCGCCTATAAAACACTCTACTCACCACAATTTACTTGATTTTACCTGATCAAAATAGTTTATTACCACATACTAGATTTTATTTGGACTATTAACAAGTTAGGTTGACACTTTAGACATTCGGGAGTAACCCATCTTGTTAATACTACATTTTTATTATTATACCATAGCTGCTCTTTTTAATACCCCGGTTCCGCATCCACAGCATTTACAGCCAAGACCAACTTAAAACCTCAAAGTAAGCAAAGTAGAGGGCTATAATGAGAAGAAAAAGCCCAAATAAGAATCGCACCAGGGATTCTCGTAATTTAATGGTGATTTTTGATCCCAAATATACTCCGGGGACGACCCCGAGAATTAGAAGAAGTGCTAATTTCACATCGACGTGTTTCAAAAAATAATGTGCTATGGAACCGGGTAAGGTATAGGCAGTGATCACCGCCAGGGAGGTACCAAAAGCCTCTTTTATGTTCTTTTCAGAAAGGATAATCATCGCTGGGATGAGTAAAAATCCCCCTCCCAGGCCTAAAAATCCGGAGAAAAATCCACAACCAAAACCGGTCACTAAAATCGTACTTCTATTCGATCGAAAGAAATGCCTACCCGTGCATGACGGGTCATTCCTTCCTCCCACCTTCTGCGGAATTAAAAATTTGATTCCCAACAGCAAAATCACCAAGGC
This genomic window from Actinomycetota bacterium contains:
- a CDS encoding sulfite exporter TauE/SafE family protein, producing the protein MKEILVGFVSGYLSGQFGVGGGVITTPAIRLILGYSPWIALGTPLPVIIPSALTGAYIYHRSKLVDERLALQLAIPGVIGVVLGSAITLLFPGHLIMLITALVILLLGIKFLIPQKVGGRNDPSCTGRHFFRSNRSTILVTGFGCGFFSGFLGLGGGFLLIPAMIILSEKNIKEAFGTSLAVITAYTLPGSIAHYFLKHVDVKLALLLILGVVPGVYLGSKITIKLRESLVRFLFGLFLLIIALYFAYFEVLSWSWL